CCTGAGGTTTTGAAGAAAATTTCAAGGGCGCGGGATTACATAGATAAAAAAAGATTCAAATGTTTGATTCAAGTGGACGGGGGGATTAATGGCGAGAATGCCGGCGATATTAGACGTGCTGGTGCAGATATTCTGGTGGCTGGTGCGGGAATTTTTAAGACAGGCGATTATAAAAAAGCAATAAGAGATCTGCGATGTTCCAAAATCTGACCGATAAATTTCAGATCTTCAAAAGAAAGGTTTTTGGATACGGCAGGATTACCAGGATTGAAATCGATGCCTTACTAAAAGACTTGCGGATTACCTTGCTGGAAGCAGATGTTCATTATCAGGTGGTAAAGGAGTTCATTGATAATGTAAATAAAAAGGCATTGAACCAGAGCCTTGACAAACGGCTTAATCCAGGAGAAGTGATCATGAAGATTGTTTTCGAAGAACTGGTAGAATTGCTGGGAAAGAATCCCCACACTTTCAACTTTAAAAACACCGGTCCGACGATAGTAAGTCTTTTGGGACTCCAGGGTGTGGGTAAAACGACGACTGCGGCCAAGATTGCATATCGATTTCGGAACCGCAAAGTGCTGCTCGTGCCTGCCGATGCAAAAAGGCCGGCAGCCGTGGAGCAACTGACTCAGTTGGGGAGAAGAAATAACCTTCCGGTCTTCCCTTTGCAAAATGGCGACCCGCTCCGGACCGTCCAGGAGGCAAAAATGACTGCGGAAAAAGAAGGTTACGGTTTGATGATTATTGATACCGCGGGTAGACTGCACATTGATGAGGAGCTCGTTGCTGAATTAATTCAGATTCATAATGCGGTTAAACCCGATTATAAAATTCTGGTCGCCGATGGGATGACCGGACAGGATGCGGTAAATCAGGCGAAGACATTTAAAGAGAAGGTCGGACTTGATGGGGTGATTTTGACCAAACTTGATGGTGATGCCCGGGGTGGTGCAGCATTGTCAATTGCCCGGGTTACAGGAGTTCCTTTATACTTTATTGGAATAAGTGAAAACATTGAGGGTCTGGAAGAATTCTATCCGGAAAGGATTGCCCAGAGAATTCTGGGCATGGGCGATGTAGTAAGTCTGGTAGAAAAAGTAAAATCCATTGAAAAAGAAGTTGACCAGGCAAAAATCCAGAAAAAGATTGCTCACGGTGATTTGAACCTTGCTGATTTTCTGGAGCAGATGCGGGCGATAAAGAAATTAGGACCGCTCTCCCAACTTGTCGGGATGCTTCCTGGGGTGAAGGAGAGCGACATCGACGAAAAGGAATTTAAAAAGATTGAAGCGATCATAAACTCCATGACCAAAAAGGAAAGAGAGCATCCGGAGATTATCGACGGTTCCCGGCGCCGGCGGATTGCCGCCGGGAGCGGAACGACCGTCGCCGAAGTTAACCAGTTGCTCAAACAATTCTTTTATGCCCGAGATTTATTGAAAAGAATGGCTCAGGGAAAATTGCCCGGTAAAATACCCTTCAGGTTTAGGTGAGATAATAAATGCAGGAATTATTAAAGACCCGTACTACATTGATAATTGCTCAACGGTTCCTGCTGGTAGATGTACGGTTCCAGCGATGCTAAATTAACCTGAGCAAAAAATAAAGGAGTGAGAGATGGCATTTCTAATTTTATTATCCATCTCTGCATCAGTGGGTCCGGTCAATGATACAATAATCATAAATGAGTGGTGGTATTTAGGACCATTCCCGGTGGGAGTACGGGAGGGCATCACCGGTTTGGAGTTCGCTTTACGCTCGCCCGATTTTCACCCCGATACGACCAAAAATTACTTCAGTTTTCTCGCACCAGGGGGAGTGATTAGATGGGGAAAAATCTCCACCCCTGATGAGCATGTGAAAGTGGAATATTCAGAAATACCCTGGGTGAGCATTCAAGAGTATTATGGTGTTGCTGGATTGATGAGCGCAAGTATTTTCTATGGGGTATTTGAGAGTAAGACGGAATGCACTGCCCTGGTAAGTGCCCAGGGTGTGGGTTCATTTATCTTAAATGGTCGCATTTATCCGGGCGATCTCTACCAGGATGGTTATGTTATGATACCGGTGATCCTCAATAAGGGGATAAACAAGGTGATATTAAAGCCCATGGGTTTTGGAGAACATTCTTTCACTTTTAAAATCTTCACCCATCCCCCTGCATTGCTCATCATCCACGACTTTACCCTACCCGATTTTATCCGTGGTGAGGCT
Above is a window of candidate division WOR-3 bacterium DNA encoding:
- the ffh gene encoding signal recognition particle protein; amino-acid sequence: MFQNLTDKFQIFKRKVFGYGRITRIEIDALLKDLRITLLEADVHYQVVKEFIDNVNKKALNQSLDKRLNPGEVIMKIVFEELVELLGKNPHTFNFKNTGPTIVSLLGLQGVGKTTTAAKIAYRFRNRKVLLVPADAKRPAAVEQLTQLGRRNNLPVFPLQNGDPLRTVQEAKMTAEKEGYGLMIIDTAGRLHIDEELVAELIQIHNAVKPDYKILVADGMTGQDAVNQAKTFKEKVGLDGVILTKLDGDARGGAALSIARVTGVPLYFIGISENIEGLEEFYPERIAQRILGMGDVVSLVEKVKSIEKEVDQAKIQKKIAHGDLNLADFLEQMRAIKKLGPLSQLVGMLPGVKESDIDEKEFKKIEAIINSMTKKEREHPEIIDGSRRRRIAAGSGTTVAEVNQLLKQFFYARDLLKRMAQGKLPGKIPFRFR